A genomic window from Sporosarcina sp. Marseille-Q4063 includes:
- a CDS encoding ring-cleaving dioxygenase, with protein MTKKTMGIHHITAIVGDPQENVDFYASVLGLRLVKKTVNFGDKVRYHLYFGNEEGAPGTLITFFAWPGVENGKVGDGEVGVSSYVVPVGAMQFWRNRLDDFEISYTVTERFGEQYLQFQDPHGLLLEIVEREEGAPNKWGFGGVTEDVAIKGLGGATLFSAKSTETADVVGNILGLELVGREGDYIRFKSESELGNIIDIKATSFGKGEQGPGVVHHIAWRTKDDSEQLEWKSFVEKTGFEVTPVRDRNYFKAIYFTEPGGILFEIATDQPGFAHDESLETMGEKLMLPKQFEGERKELENILIPVEVREIK; from the coding sequence ATGACCAAAAAAACAATGGGAATCCACCATATTACAGCGATTGTAGGCGACCCACAGGAAAATGTCGATTTTTATGCAAGTGTATTGGGATTGCGTTTAGTGAAGAAAACGGTAAACTTTGGCGATAAAGTACGCTATCATTTATATTTTGGAAATGAAGAGGGTGCCCCTGGAACGCTGATTACATTTTTTGCTTGGCCAGGTGTAGAGAACGGTAAAGTCGGCGATGGTGAAGTCGGTGTTTCTTCATACGTGGTTCCAGTAGGTGCCATGCAATTTTGGAGAAATAGACTTGACGACTTTGAAATTTCGTACACTGTAACTGAGCGGTTCGGCGAACAATACTTACAATTCCAAGACCCACATGGCCTTCTTTTAGAAATTGTGGAACGCGAAGAAGGCGCGCCAAACAAATGGGGATTTGGAGGAGTAACTGAAGATGTTGCGATTAAAGGTCTCGGCGGGGCAACACTATTTTCCGCAAAGTCAACCGAAACAGCGGATGTGGTGGGAAATATACTAGGTCTTGAGTTAGTTGGCCGTGAGGGCGACTATATTCGTTTTAAATCCGAAAGTGAATTGGGGAATATCATTGATATAAAAGCGACTTCATTTGGTAAAGGCGAACAAGGACCTGGTGTTGTGCATCATATTGCTTGGCGAACAAAGGATGACTCAGAACAGTTGGAGTGGAAAAGTTTCGTCGAGAAAACTGGCTTTGAAGTGACTCCAGTAAGAGATCGAAATTACTTTAAAGCAATATACTTTACTGAGCCCGGGGGCATCCTATTTGAAATTGCCACGGATCAGCCTGGATTTGCCCATGATGAGTCATTAGAAACGATGGGTGAAAAACTAATGCTTCCAAAACAATTTGAAGGCGAAAGAAAAGAACTTGAAAATATTCTGATTCCAGTAGAGGTTAGAGAGATTAAGTAA
- a CDS encoding erythromycin esterase family protein — protein MTTSLLKAIQDYSIPFEKNDDLATILESIGDANIVLLGEASHGTSEFYSVRAELSKRLIEEKGFSIIAVEGDWPPSRQVNKYIKGYEDGKMTTKEALKAFNRWPTWMWANDEVARLVNWLKTHNEQLETSQKVGFYGIDLYSLFESIEKVVTYLTDADPTGEDYKLAKNVADCFEGFNHSTEHYAMATAHFPESCTAQVEALFSAIQANEKLYPIEFEQRLNLKLNALVVKNAEAYYRTSFKSDAKSWNVRDEHMVEAINEIRKFHGENAKVIVWEHNTHIGDARATTMKDHGMVNVGQLIREQNPKEYVYAIGFGTHRGTVIAGEQWAAPFEVMNVPSAKKDSWEYALHEAGAFNKMLIFNEENRESFARWFGHRAIGVVYHPEHEAQGNYVPSIISERYDAFIFIDETKALTPLQFE, from the coding sequence ATGACTACTTCACTACTTAAAGCCATCCAAGATTATTCAATCCCTTTCGAGAAAAATGATGATCTGGCTACTATTCTTGAATCCATTGGAGACGCGAACATCGTATTATTAGGAGAAGCTAGCCATGGGACATCGGAGTTCTATTCGGTTCGTGCGGAATTATCGAAGAGACTCATCGAAGAAAAAGGATTTTCAATCATAGCAGTCGAAGGCGATTGGCCGCCGTCCCGTCAAGTTAATAAGTATATAAAAGGATATGAGGATGGGAAAATGACAACTAAAGAAGCATTAAAAGCATTCAATCGGTGGCCCACCTGGATGTGGGCAAATGATGAAGTTGCCCGTTTGGTAAACTGGTTAAAAACGCATAACGAACAACTAGAAACAAGTCAAAAGGTCGGTTTCTACGGTATTGATTTATACAGCCTTTTTGAATCCATCGAAAAAGTCGTTACTTATTTAACGGACGCAGATCCAACCGGAGAAGATTATAAACTCGCGAAAAACGTTGCCGATTGCTTCGAAGGCTTTAATCATTCGACCGAACATTATGCAATGGCTACCGCGCATTTCCCAGAAAGTTGCACCGCTCAAGTAGAAGCGCTGTTTTCTGCGATTCAAGCAAATGAAAAACTTTATCCGATTGAATTTGAACAGCGTCTTAATTTAAAACTAAATGCTTTAGTTGTGAAAAATGCTGAAGCGTATTATCGCACCTCTTTTAAAAGCGATGCAAAATCTTGGAATGTTCGCGATGAACATATGGTAGAAGCGATTAACGAGATTCGAAAATTTCACGGTGAGAACGCTAAAGTAATCGTCTGGGAACATAATACCCATATCGGGGATGCCAGGGCGACGACGATGAAGGATCATGGCATGGTTAATGTCGGGCAATTAATTCGCGAGCAAAATCCTAAAGAATATGTTTACGCGATAGGTTTCGGTACCCACCGCGGAACTGTGATTGCAGGTGAGCAATGGGCGGCTCCTTTTGAAGTCATGAATGTTCCCTCGGCTAAAAAAGATTCATGGGAGTATGCGCTACATGAAGCCGGCGCGTTCAATAAAATGCTTATATTTAATGAAGAAAACCGAGAATCGTTTGCAAGATGGTTTGGTCACCGCGCGATTGGTGTCGTTTATCATCCCGAACATGAAGCCCAGGGCAATTATGTGCCATCAATAATTAGTGAGCGATATGATGCCTTTATTTTCATTGATGAAACAAAGGCATTAACTCCGCTTCAGTTTGAATGA
- a CDS encoding DUF4870 domain-containing protein — protein sequence MENTGMKVLIHASAFFAPYLVPILMFLISDEEDIKNLSIQAVLFQLVIGVLFTISVVLSVFLIGIPFAIGFGIMWIVVPIIGIVKALKNERYDYPIVGRWVQ from the coding sequence ATGGAAAATACAGGTATGAAAGTATTGATCCATGCAAGTGCTTTTTTCGCGCCTTATTTAGTACCCATTTTAATGTTCTTAATAAGCGATGAAGAAGACATTAAGAATTTATCTATTCAGGCAGTCCTTTTTCAGCTAGTCATTGGCGTTCTATTCACCATATCGGTAGTCTTGTCCGTCTTTCTAATCGGCATTCCATTTGCAATCGGATTTGGTATCATGTGGATTGTCGTTCCAATTATCGGCATCGTCAAAGCGCTTAAAAACGAACGGTATGATTACCCGATTGTTGGAAGATGGGTTCAATAA
- a CDS encoding MFS transporter → MSTKTKSIVGNPVYTVMFAIGGVHLLNDSLQAVIPAMFPILEESMGLSFTQLGLIAFALNMVASVLQPVVGYISDRKPRPYALPIGMTFSLVGIAGLAFAPEYWMILVFVVLLGFGSAVFHPEGSRVSFMAAGSRRGLSQSIYQVGGNSGQALAPLISAFILVPLGQKGAALFILVAALAIFILMKISAWYKEQLVQEKLNNRKRVILSTMADLTKKQVGVALGLLLVIIFARSFYVISITNFYIFHLIKSYGLSISAGQLCIFLFLALGAAGTFFGGPMADKIGRKNVIVLSLLLPIPFSILLPYVPLWAVIVLLSIIGFFIMLSFSVTVVYSQELVPSKIGTMAGLTVGLAFGMGAIGSVVIGILMDHIGIYNTMIVISFLPIIGLVGLALPRDQKIVEAK, encoded by the coding sequence ATGTCCACAAAAACAAAATCGATCGTCGGTAATCCAGTTTATACCGTTATGTTCGCAATCGGTGGCGTTCATTTATTAAATGATTCATTGCAAGCAGTTATACCTGCCATGTTCCCGATACTTGAAGAAAGCATGGGCTTGTCCTTTACCCAGTTAGGTCTAATCGCATTTGCGTTAAATATGGTTGCATCCGTCTTACAGCCCGTTGTTGGCTACATAAGTGACCGGAAACCAAGACCCTATGCACTTCCGATTGGAATGACCTTTTCACTTGTTGGAATAGCCGGACTTGCATTTGCACCAGAATATTGGATGATTCTTGTTTTCGTGGTATTACTCGGATTTGGCTCGGCAGTATTTCATCCGGAAGGGTCAAGAGTGTCATTCATGGCGGCGGGATCGAGAAGGGGACTGTCGCAATCCATCTATCAAGTAGGCGGTAATTCGGGGCAAGCACTTGCGCCGTTAATCAGTGCATTCATATTGGTTCCGCTTGGACAAAAAGGTGCTGCGCTATTTATATTGGTTGCTGCGCTTGCAATCTTTATATTGATGAAAATATCTGCCTGGTATAAAGAGCAACTAGTGCAGGAAAAGTTGAACAATCGCAAACGTGTCATATTATCCACGATGGCGGACTTAACGAAAAAACAAGTCGGCGTAGCGCTCGGCTTATTGTTGGTAATCATATTCGCAAGGTCATTTTACGTGATCAGCATTACGAACTTTTACATATTCCATTTAATTAAATCTTACGGGCTATCCATTTCTGCAGGGCAGTTATGCATCTTTCTATTTTTAGCGCTCGGGGCGGCGGGGACATTTTTTGGCGGGCCGATGGCAGATAAAATCGGAAGAAAAAACGTGATTGTACTTTCACTTTTATTGCCAATCCCGTTTAGTATTTTGCTGCCATATGTTCCGTTATGGGCGGTTATCGTTTTGCTAAGTATCATTGGTTTTTTCATCATGCTCAGCTTCTCGGTTACAGTCGTTTATTCACAGGAGCTTGTGCCAAGTAAGATTGGGACAATGGCTGGTTTAACAGTAGGGCTTGCTTTTGGAATGGGGGCAATTGGATCAGTTGTGATTGGAATATTGATGGACCATATCGGAATTTACAACACGATGATTGTTATTTCCTTCCTTCCAATTATCGGGCTTGTCGGTTTAGCGTTGCCGCGAGATCAAAAAATTGTTGAAGCAAAATAA
- a CDS encoding histidine phosphatase family protein has translation MTTIGFVRHGVTAWNKEGRAQGSSDIPLDEEGIQMAEHVANRLENEQWDVIYSSHLIRAKKTAEIIAERKPGIEFFVDNRLREISGGQIEGTTESERIERWGESWRELDLGMETHEELITRGMAFIEDVKAKHPNEKVLVVSHGSYIRRLVRELVADKELDDSLGNTSVTVVKLQDETNYCELYNCMAHLKEAK, from the coding sequence ATGACGACAATTGGATTTGTTCGGCATGGCGTGACAGCTTGGAATAAAGAAGGTAGAGCGCAAGGGAGTTCGGATATCCCGCTTGACGAAGAAGGTATTCAGATGGCAGAACATGTTGCCAATCGATTAGAAAATGAACAGTGGGATGTCATTTATTCTAGTCATTTAATTCGTGCGAAAAAGACCGCGGAAATCATCGCGGAAAGAAAACCAGGTATCGAATTTTTCGTGGATAATCGTTTACGTGAAATAAGCGGCGGTCAAATTGAAGGAACGACAGAATCAGAAAGGATTGAAAGATGGGGAGAGTCGTGGCGTGAATTAGATTTGGGCATGGAAACGCATGAGGAGCTCATTACTAGAGGCATGGCGTTTATTGAAGATGTAAAGGCGAAACATCCAAATGAAAAAGTTTTGGTTGTTAGTCATGGGAGTTATATTCGTAGATTAGTGAGAGAGCTTGTAGCGGATAAGGAGCTAGACGATAGTTTAGGTAACACATCCGTCACGGTTGTAAAGCTTCAAGACGAAACGAATTACTGTGAACTATACAATTGCATGGCTCATCTGAAGGAAGCCAAATAG
- a CDS encoding nitroreductase, whose amino-acid sequence MNIHEAIRTRRSVPLMEDKTVPTELIEQIIESGTYAPNHFRTEPWRFFVLSGEGRTKLGDVFVEIAKSELEDLESEASQKVIERNQNNPLRSPVIIAVGVEPSDRNRVILKEEFAAVNAGVQNMLLTAHALGLGAIWRTGSICYNPKVTEFFGLSEQGEVVAFVYLGYPDVEPASRKRTDAKELTTWIS is encoded by the coding sequence TTGAACATACATGAAGCAATCAGGACACGCAGAAGTGTCCCATTAATGGAAGATAAAACTGTACCAACTGAATTAATTGAACAAATCATTGAATCTGGAACTTATGCACCCAACCATTTCCGAACAGAACCTTGGCGTTTTTTCGTCTTGTCGGGTGAAGGCCGTACAAAATTAGGTGATGTCTTTGTAGAGATTGCAAAGTCAGAACTCGAAGATTTAGAATCGGAGGCTAGCCAAAAAGTAATTGAACGAAACCAAAATAACCCATTACGTTCACCGGTCATTATTGCAGTAGGCGTTGAACCGAGCGACCGAAATAGAGTCATTTTAAAAGAAGAATTTGCTGCAGTGAATGCTGGCGTCCAAAATATGTTGTTGACAGCACATGCCCTTGGTCTGGGTGCAATATGGCGCACAGGCTCAATTTGCTACAATCCAAAAGTAACTGAATTCTTTGGTCTATCAGAACAGGGAGAAGTCGTAGCCTTTGTTTACCTGGGTTATCCTGATGTAGAACCCGCTTCGAGAAAACGTACAGACGCAAAAGAACTTACAACTTGGATAAGTTAA
- a CDS encoding GNAT family N-acetyltransferase, producing MLVVKQINPEDTYQIRHTVLRPNQTINDCKYDDDFNENAFHLGAFLNGKLISIASYYEEQNKSFDGKIQYRLRGMATLNEFRNLRAGSALIEFAETILNDRLADLWWCNARISASSYYEKLGLSVFGDVFIIDPIGPHKLMWKKIAGRETNHSL from the coding sequence GTGTTAGTCGTAAAACAAATTAATCCTGAAGATACCTATCAAATTAGACATACTGTCTTACGCCCCAACCAAACAATAAACGATTGCAAATATGATGATGACTTTAATGAGAATGCATTTCATCTTGGTGCTTTCCTAAATGGCAAACTTATCAGCATCGCTTCTTATTATGAAGAACAAAACAAAAGTTTTGATGGGAAAATACAGTATCGACTAAGAGGAATGGCCACATTAAATGAGTTTAGAAATCTACGAGCAGGCAGCGCACTGATAGAATTTGCGGAAACAATCCTCAACGATCGACTTGCTGATTTATGGTGGTGCAATGCTAGGATTTCCGCAAGTAGTTACTATGAAAAATTGGGGTTGAGCGTATTCGGTGATGTGTTTATTATCGATCCGATAGGACCGCATAAATTGATGTGGAAAAAAATAGCCGGAAGAGAAACCAATCATTCACTTTGA
- a CDS encoding DnaJ family domain-containing protein: protein MSKDKLNPPQYNDLIGDILKKHTADGGMDNLKGAGKPLSKEYFSGDTFQHFQRIAQDAGYKPHWLKLRHEIRDDLLSVIDLITLRTDSEINELIININEKISEYNKACPPPLQKGQVSQQNIKAASEHW, encoded by the coding sequence ATGAGCAAAGATAAACTTAATCCTCCACAGTACAATGATTTAATCGGCGATATCTTAAAAAAACACACAGCTGACGGCGGAATGGATAATCTTAAAGGCGCTGGAAAACCGCTTTCAAAAGAATATTTTTCTGGGGACACATTTCAACATTTTCAACGAATTGCACAGGATGCGGGTTATAAACCCCATTGGTTAAAGCTTCGTCACGAAATACGAGATGACCTTCTTTCAGTTATTGATTTGATTACTTTGCGAACCGATTCCGAGATAAACGAACTTATCATCAACATAAACGAGAAAATTAGCGAATACAATAAAGCATGTCCGCCGCCGCTGCAAAAAGGTCAGGTATCGCAACAAAACATAAAAGCTGCTTCAGAACATTGGTGA
- a CDS encoding GyrI-like domain-containing protein, whose translation MNKIDEQLSQQIPLQDNPTEEFQGMIEPRIEARAERSYIAIPIEATLKEWDKVNALFEELFEWMKKKGLQPNGAPFFRYWVMSDRNMKFKLEVGIPVVNATFGDERVTAGTTPEGKYVIIDHKGHPDRIQQTSNLLEEWSENRGLTLDKKVQGNEEIWGGRFEYYLTDPAIEPDLDKWSIEIAFKIKE comes from the coding sequence ATGAATAAAATTGACGAACAACTTTCACAACAGATACCTCTACAGGACAATCCAACTGAAGAATTTCAAGGTATGATTGAACCAAGAATAGAAGCACGTGCTGAGCGTTCTTATATCGCTATCCCAATTGAAGCCACTTTAAAAGAATGGGATAAAGTCAATGCTCTATTTGAAGAACTTTTTGAATGGATGAAGAAAAAAGGTCTTCAACCCAATGGTGCCCCGTTTTTTCGCTATTGGGTAATGAGTGACAGGAATATGAAATTCAAATTAGAAGTTGGAATCCCTGTTGTTAATGCGACATTTGGTGATGAGAGGGTCACCGCGGGGACTACTCCAGAAGGAAAATACGTTATTATTGACCATAAAGGACATCCAGACCGTATACAACAAACATCTAATTTGCTTGAAGAGTGGTCGGAAAACCGTGGATTGACATTAGATAAAAAAGTGCAGGGTAACGAAGAAATATGGGGCGGCAGGTTCGAATACTATTTAACAGATCCAGCGATAGAGCCGGATCTTGATAAATGGTCGATTGAAATTGCTTTTAAGATTAAAGAGTGA
- a CDS encoding 2-dehydropantoate 2-reductase N-terminal domain-containing protein — MNILIVGAGAIGGYFGGRLLEIKRDVTFLVREKRKASLEASGLKIVSNHGNSIQNPKLITKNINTGETYDLIILSTKSYHLEQAIKDILLLRHAHEQNIPVPILETIYTKLSLYENSRN, encoded by the coding sequence TTGAACATTCTAATTGTAGGAGCAGGTGCAATCGGTGGATACTTCGGTGGCAGGCTATTGGAGATAAAACGAGATGTTACTTTTCTAGTAAGGGAAAAACGTAAAGCGAGTCTTGAAGCAAGTGGTTTAAAAATTGTGAGCAACCATGGAAATTCAATACAAAATCCTAAACTTATTACCAAGAATATTAATACTGGTGAAACATATGATTTGATCATTCTATCGACTAAATCTTATCATTTAGAACAAGCGATTAAAGATATCCTTTTGCTGCGTCATGCTCATGAACAGAATATACCAGTCCCAATTTTAGAAACGATTTATACAAAACTTTCTTTATATGAAAATAGTAGAAACTAA
- a CDS encoding flavin reductase family protein: MISIDPSNNKERDNYKLMIGSIIPRPIAFVTSLAEDGVLNGAPFSYFNIVSSNPPMISVTVQHKGNEKKDTARNILNKKEFVVHIVDETNVEKINETAANLPANESEVTVAGLTQIPSTIITVPGVEEAKIRMECTLEHVVEFDGSDLIIGKIVQFHISKDIYEDGKIDPRGLGAVSRLAGSSYAKVGEIFDIERPK; the protein is encoded by the coding sequence TTGATTTCAATCGACCCTTCGAATAATAAGGAAAGAGATAATTATAAACTCATGATTGGCAGTATTATTCCAAGGCCGATCGCATTTGTGACGTCTTTGGCTGAAGATGGAGTGTTGAACGGCGCGCCGTTCAGTTATTTCAATATCGTATCTTCCAATCCCCCTATGATTTCGGTTACAGTTCAACATAAGGGGAATGAGAAAAAGGATACGGCACGCAATATTCTTAACAAAAAAGAATTCGTCGTTCATATTGTAGATGAAACTAATGTTGAAAAAATCAATGAAACGGCTGCGAACCTTCCTGCGAATGAAAGTGAAGTCACCGTTGCTGGATTGACTCAGATACCAAGTACAATCATTACAGTTCCGGGTGTTGAAGAAGCTAAAATCCGCATGGAATGTACATTGGAGCATGTGGTTGAATTTGATGGAAGCGATCTTATCATCGGTAAAATCGTTCAATTTCACATTAGTAAAGACATCTATGAGGATGGAAAAATTGATCCAAGAGGACTTGGCGCAGTGAGTCGTTTAGCTGGAAGTAGCTATGCGAAAGTCGGAGAAATATTTGATATTGAAAGACCGAAATAA
- a CDS encoding catalase, whose translation MTKDQSINDMNEEKDNTLTNRQGHPVTNNQNLRTVGNRGPAVLENYDFLEKISHFDRERIPERVVHARGAGAHGYFETYGTVGNEPVSKYTRAKLFQEKGKQTPVFVRFSTVIHGGHSPETLRDPRGFAVKFYTEDGNWDLVGNNLKIFFIRDAIKFPDMIHAFKPDPITNIQDSERFFDFCASSPESFHMVTFIYSPWGIPANYRMMQGSGVNTYKWINNEGEAVLVKYHWEPKQGIKNLTQKEASEIQAENFNHATQDLYDAIEKGDYPEWELLVQIMSDDEHPELDFDPLDDTKLWPEDQFPWMPVGKMILNKNPEDYFTEVEQSAFGTGVLVDGLDFSDDKMLQGRTFSYSDTQRHRVGANYLQLPINAPKKRVATNQTGGQMQYKLDRSPGQNPHINYEPSILGGLQESEQNGKEHTPYVEGNLVRESIERQSNTKQAGETYRMFEDWEKDDLIANLVADLSNCDKRIQDKMIALAEDADDEYGRRLREGLKQASKGGSSRKPLGNRDGDDAPEQSNQKGHEAEPY comes from the coding sequence ATGACAAAAGATCAATCCATTAATGACATGAATGAAGAAAAGGATAATACATTAACAAACAGACAAGGACACCCCGTCACGAACAATCAAAACTTGCGTACCGTGGGAAATCGGGGACCCGCTGTTTTAGAAAACTATGATTTTCTGGAGAAAATCAGTCATTTCGACAGAGAACGTATCCCTGAAAGAGTCGTTCATGCGCGCGGAGCTGGTGCGCATGGTTATTTTGAAACTTACGGAACAGTCGGTAACGAACCAGTTTCGAAATATACGCGCGCAAAACTCTTCCAAGAGAAAGGGAAACAAACCCCCGTCTTTGTACGTTTTTCAACTGTTATTCACGGCGGTCATTCCCCTGAAACCCTACGTGATCCCCGCGGATTTGCCGTGAAGTTTTATACCGAAGATGGAAACTGGGATCTTGTCGGAAATAACTTGAAGATTTTTTTCATTCGCGATGCGATTAAATTTCCCGATATGATCCATGCATTTAAACCTGACCCGATAACGAATATTCAAGACAGCGAGCGGTTTTTCGACTTCTGTGCCAGCTCGCCTGAATCTTTCCACATGGTCACATTCATTTATTCGCCGTGGGGCATTCCCGCAAACTACCGCATGATGCAAGGATCCGGCGTCAATACGTACAAATGGATAAATAACGAAGGCGAAGCTGTTCTCGTGAAGTATCATTGGGAACCGAAACAAGGGATTAAAAACCTGACGCAAAAAGAAGCCAGTGAAATTCAGGCAGAAAACTTTAATCACGCAACGCAGGATTTATATGATGCGATTGAGAAAGGTGATTATCCCGAATGGGAGCTCCTCGTTCAAATTATGAGTGATGACGAACATCCCGAACTGGATTTTGACCCGTTGGACGATACGAAGTTGTGGCCTGAAGACCAATTTCCATGGATGCCTGTCGGGAAAATGATCTTAAATAAAAATCCTGAAGATTATTTCACCGAAGTTGAGCAATCTGCATTTGGTACGGGCGTCCTTGTTGACGGATTGGATTTCTCTGACGATAAAATGTTGCAAGGGCGGACTTTCTCTTACTCCGATACGCAGCGGCACCGCGTCGGCGCGAACTATTTACAACTGCCAATTAACGCACCCAAAAAACGTGTCGCAACAAATCAAACTGGCGGTCAAATGCAATATAAGCTGGACCGTTCCCCTGGTCAAAATCCTCATATTAACTATGAGCCATCGATTTTGGGCGGATTGCAAGAGTCGGAACAAAACGGTAAAGAACATACGCCTTATGTGGAAGGAAATTTGGTTCGTGAATCTATCGAACGACAAAGCAACACCAAGCAAGCAGGCGAAACATACCGCATGTTTGAAGACTGGGAAAAAGATGATTTAATTGCCAATTTGGTCGCGGATCTTTCGAATTGTGACAAGCGCATTCAAGATAAAATGATTGCACTTGCCGAAGATGCGGATGATGAATACGGGAGACGCTTGCGCGAAGGACTCAAACAGGCTTCCAAAGGTGGATCTAGCCGAAAACCCCTTGGAAATCGAGACGGTGACGATGCGCCAGAACAATCCAATCAAAAAGGCCATGAAGCAGAGCCTTATTAA
- a CDS encoding dicarboxylate/amino acid:cation symporter yields MKLKFNLVTQIFIAFVLAIVLGSIFGSSIDFLKPLGDLFLRLIKFIIAPLILSTLVVGVASSSDPKQLGRIGLKTIAYYLGTTAIAIIIGLAVAFMISPGKGLDISTEGLVVPEAAAQEQEGAIATILNIIPTNPFTALAEGNILQIIFFALFIGLAITFVGGKAQPVYRFFEGFAEVMYKITGIVMKVAPIGILGLLAPIIGQYGVSVLLPLLKVIIAVYLACVLHAVIVYSTAVKTWGKMSPLKFFKGISPAALVAFSTASSAGTLPVTIKNTNENLGVPNKISSFVLPLGATINMDGTAIYQGVAVIFIAQFYSLDLTFMQLLTVVLTTVLASIGTAGVPGAGMIMLAMVLTSVNMPLEGIALIAGIDRVLDMMRTSVNIVGDASAAVVVAGTEKVEKVPLRPAE; encoded by the coding sequence ATGAAGCTCAAATTTAATTTAGTGACACAAATCTTCATCGCATTTGTACTAGCTATAGTTTTGGGAAGCATTTTTGGCAGTTCTATTGACTTTTTAAAGCCTCTGGGGGATTTATTTTTAAGATTAATTAAATTTATCATTGCACCGCTTATTTTATCAACGCTCGTTGTGGGGGTAGCGAGTTCATCAGATCCGAAGCAATTGGGACGGATTGGATTAAAAACAATCGCTTATTATTTAGGGACAACAGCAATCGCAATTATCATCGGTTTGGCAGTTGCTTTTATGATTTCACCAGGGAAAGGTTTAGATATATCTACGGAGGGACTTGTAGTTCCTGAAGCGGCAGCTCAAGAGCAAGAAGGGGCCATTGCAACAATTCTAAATATCATTCCTACAAATCCTTTTACCGCTTTAGCTGAAGGTAACATTTTGCAAATTATTTTCTTCGCATTGTTTATCGGATTAGCCATTACATTTGTCGGTGGAAAAGCCCAACCCGTCTATCGGTTTTTTGAAGGGTTTGCGGAGGTTATGTACAAAATAACCGGAATCGTCATGAAAGTGGCTCCGATCGGGATTCTTGGTTTGCTTGCACCGATTATCGGCCAGTACGGAGTTTCCGTATTATTGCCTTTACTTAAGGTAATTATTGCCGTCTATCTCGCATGTGTACTCCATGCAGTAATTGTCTATTCTACGGCTGTTAAAACATGGGGTAAAATGAGTCCGCTCAAATTCTTTAAAGGCATTTCACCAGCAGCGCTCGTTGCATTTAGTACTGCGAGCAGTGCGGGTACTTTGCCAGTGACCATTAAAAACACCAATGAAAATCTTGGCGTTCCAAATAAAATATCGAGTTTCGTCTTGCCGCTTGGCGCAACGATTAATATGGACGGGACAGCAATTTACCAAGGAGTCGCAGTAATTTTTATCGCACAATTCTATAGTTTGGATTTAACATTCATGCAGCTTCTGACTGTAGTATTAACCACTGTATTAGCATCAATCGGTACTGCAGGAGTTCCCGGGGCTGGGATGATTATGTTGGCGATGGTTCTAACATCCGTCAATATGCCGCTTGAAGGAATCGCACTGATTGCGGGTATTGACCGAGTCTTGGATATGATGCGCACAAGCGTCAATATTGTCGGTGATGCATCGGCTGCAGTTGTTGTAGCGGGTACTGAAAAAGTTGAAAAAGTACCCCTAAGGCCTGCTGAATAA